Proteins co-encoded in one Sediminispirochaeta bajacaliforniensis DSM 16054 genomic window:
- a CDS encoding Bax inhibitor-1/YccA family protein — MAFAREETLRYAEVRERNIIKNVYLWMTAGLALTGVVAMAVSSSRSMIATLVGNPILFFALIIAELVLVSVLSARINRMSASSATLAFAGYAVLNGITLSLVFLAYTGQTIALAFFTTAATFGGMSLWALTTKRDLSGLGHYLMMGLWGVLIATLINFFLKSPTVYYMISYIGIAVFLGLTAYDTQIIKRWSAAYGNSVDEEGYVKISIMGALKLYLDFINIFLFLLRIFGRRR; from the coding sequence ATGGCTTTTGCAAGAGAAGAAACGCTTCGCTATGCCGAAGTTCGTGAACGAAATATCATTAAGAACGTCTACCTCTGGATGACCGCTGGCCTTGCTCTTACCGGGGTGGTAGCCATGGCCGTTTCGTCGAGCAGGAGTATGATTGCCACCTTGGTCGGTAATCCCATCCTCTTTTTTGCTCTGATCATCGCCGAGCTGGTTCTTGTTTCGGTCCTTTCGGCCCGAATCAACAGGATGAGCGCTTCGTCGGCAACCTTGGCTTTTGCCGGTTATGCCGTATTGAACGGTATCACCCTCAGCCTTGTTTTTCTTGCATATACCGGTCAGACCATCGCCCTTGCATTTTTTACAACGGCGGCGACCTTCGGAGGGATGAGCCTCTGGGCGTTGACGACAAAGCGTGATCTTTCCGGCCTTGGCCATTATCTGATGATGGGGCTTTGGGGTGTTTTGATTGCAACGCTCATCAATTTCTTTCTCAAGAGCCCTACGGTCTATTATATGATCAGCTACATTGGCATTGCGGTTTTTCTTGGCCTTACCGCCTATGACACGCAGATTATCAAACGCTGGAGTGCGGCCTATGGTAATTCCGTCGATGAGGAAGGGTATGTTAAGATTTCGATCATGGGAGCCCTTAAGCTCTATCTCGACTTCATCAACATTTTTCTCTTTTTGTTGAGAATCTTCGGCAGGCGCAGATAG